A genomic window from Streptomyces sp. 846.5 includes:
- the moeZ gene encoding adenylyltransferase/sulfurtransferase MoeZ — MSLPPLVEPAAELTVDEVRRYSRHLIIPDVGMDGQKRLKNAKVLCVGAGGLGSPALMYLAAAGVGTLGIVEFDTVDESNLQRQIIHGQSDIGRSKAESARDSVQEINPYVNVILHETRLDVDNVKEIFAQYDLIVDGTDNFATRYLVNDAAVLLGKPYVWGSIYRFDGQASVFWAEHGPCYRCLYPEAPPPGMVPSCAEGGVLGVLCASIGSIQVTEAIKLLAGVGEPLVGRLMIYDALEMQYRQVKVRKDPDCALCGEHPTVTDLIDYDAFCGVVSDEAQAAAIGSTITPKQLKQWQDDKEDIFLVDVREPGEYEIVSIPGATLIPKGDFLMGNALERMPQDKKIVLHCKTGVRSAEVLAVLHSAGFADAVHVGGGVIGWVNQIEPEKPVY, encoded by the coding sequence GTGTCGCTGCCACCCCTGGTCGAGCCGGCCGCTGAGCTCACCGTGGACGAGGTCCGCAGGTACTCCCGCCACCTGATCATCCCGGATGTCGGGATGGACGGGCAGAAGCGGTTGAAGAACGCCAAGGTGCTGTGTGTGGGCGCCGGCGGCCTGGGATCTCCCGCGCTGATGTACCTCGCCGCGGCAGGTGTCGGCACCCTCGGCATCGTCGAGTTCGACACCGTCGACGAGTCCAACCTCCAGCGCCAGATCATCCACGGCCAGTCCGACATCGGCCGCTCCAAGGCCGAGTCCGCACGTGACTCGGTCCAGGAGATCAACCCCTACGTCAACGTCATCCTGCACGAGACCCGCCTGGACGTGGACAACGTCAAGGAGATCTTCGCGCAGTACGACCTGATCGTCGACGGCACCGACAACTTCGCCACCCGCTACCTGGTGAACGACGCCGCGGTGCTGCTCGGCAAGCCCTACGTCTGGGGCTCGATCTACCGCTTCGACGGACAGGCCAGCGTGTTCTGGGCCGAGCACGGCCCCTGCTACCGCTGCCTCTACCCGGAGGCCCCGCCGCCCGGCATGGTGCCCTCCTGCGCCGAGGGCGGCGTGCTCGGCGTGCTCTGCGCGTCGATCGGCTCGATCCAGGTCACCGAGGCCATCAAGCTGCTGGCCGGCGTCGGCGAGCCGCTGGTCGGCCGACTGATGATCTACGACGCCCTGGAGATGCAGTACCGCCAGGTCAAGGTCCGCAAGGACCCCGACTGCGCGCTCTGCGGCGAGCACCCGACCGTCACCGACCTCATCGACTACGACGCCTTCTGCGGCGTCGTCAGCGACGAGGCGCAGGCGGCGGCCATCGGCTCGACCATCACGCCCAAGCAGCTCAAGCAATGGCAGGACGACAAGGAGGACATCTTCCTGGTCGATGTGCGCGAGCCCGGCGAGTACGAGATCGTCAGCATCCCGGGCGCCACCCTGATCCCCAAGGGCGACTTCCTGATGGGCAACGCCCTGGAGCGGATGCCGCAGGACAAGAAGATCGTGCTGCACTGCAAGACCGGGGTGCGCTCGGCCGAGGTGCTGGCCGTGCTGCACTCGGCCGGCTTCGCCGACGCGGTCCACGTGGGCGGCGGCGTGATCGGCTGGGTCAACCAGATCGAGCCCGAGAAGCCGGTCTACTAG
- a CDS encoding NAD(P)-dependent oxidoreductase: MRVLLLGADGFIGRRVADRLFADPELQVTVLGRRDTADIRFDLAAGSPGALARFLDAVMPRVVVNCAGVTYGTPRDLVKANTQAVATVCEAIRRSHDPARLVHVGSAAEYGPVPIGTSTAESAEPRPIGPYGVTKLAGTELALSSGLDAVVLRIFDAVGPGVPAGSLFGRLSEGLRRALERSEPQVRSADLSAFRDFVDVRDVARAVQAAAVSAATGVINIGGGSGVRMRDAAHLLVRASGFEGRLMEETRSPIPGADGTDRPGEVLWRQADIRTARERLGWRPRVPLEESLADIWMETACRV; encoded by the coding sequence ATGAGGGTGCTGCTGTTGGGAGCCGATGGATTCATCGGCCGCCGCGTCGCCGACCGTCTCTTCGCCGACCCCGAGCTGCAGGTGACCGTGCTGGGCCGGCGGGACACCGCGGACATCCGCTTCGATCTCGCCGCGGGCAGCCCGGGTGCGCTGGCCCGGTTCCTGGACGCGGTGATGCCCCGGGTGGTGGTGAACTGCGCGGGCGTCACCTACGGCACCCCGCGCGACCTGGTGAAGGCCAACACCCAGGCCGTCGCCACCGTCTGTGAGGCGATCCGCCGCAGCCACGACCCGGCCCGGCTGGTCCACGTCGGCTCGGCCGCCGAGTACGGCCCGGTGCCGATCGGCACCTCCACCGCGGAGAGCGCCGAGCCGCGCCCGATCGGCCCCTACGGGGTGACCAAACTCGCCGGCACCGAGCTCGCGCTCTCCTCGGGCCTGGACGCGGTGGTGCTGCGGATCTTCGACGCGGTGGGTCCCGGCGTCCCGGCCGGCTCGCTGTTCGGACGGCTCTCCGAGGGCCTGCGCCGGGCCCTGGAGCGCAGCGAGCCGCAGGTGCGCTCGGCGGACCTCTCGGCCTTCCGGGACTTCGTCGACGTGCGCGACGTCGCCAGGGCGGTGCAGGCGGCGGCGGTGTCGGCGGCCACCGGGGTGATCAACATCGGCGGCGGCAGCGGGGTGCGGATGCGGGACGCCGCCCATCTGCTGGTGCGGGCCTCCGGCTTCGAGGGCCGGCTGATGGAGGAGACCCGCAGCCCCATCCCGGGCGCGGACGGCACCGACCGCCCCGGCGAGGTGCTGTGGCGGCAGGCCGACATCCGCACGGCCCGCGAGCGGCTCGGCTGGCGGCCCCGGGTTCCGTTGGAGGAGTCGCTGGCGGACATCTGGATGGAGACGGCCTGCCGGGTCTAG
- a CDS encoding DUF3492 domain-containing protein, with amino-acid sequence MRIALLTESASVGTESAEGGWCDRLTRELAEHEFELYALGTARVEAGADPLPGGLSGLCRADPRPAVLHGRATRRALAAYRELLRSLVEPAAAETFGPALYALAEAGRGGGLAALLRSGAALRIIEAAWKAPGAVAVSGSGTAGEPLVRDALVAADLLAHCLRALSAPWYDERRSGGPVVAGGLGGADLCHALGGGLAVLPGLLAKHFYGIPLIITEHSLHLRERARGYRDAPYRRPVRALMLTFFRLLAREAYRQAGLITPGSSFDQRWQIHCGADPASVRVVYEGTPSADLPAAGAEPATPTLVWCGPAEPCGGLETMLRAFARLRSEHEGVRLLVHSGSATASRAAEAGARQCRELAAQLFPGEPEAVSFRGGVLGGGARRLRDAHEGGTVIVFSGTEGPRPMLVAEAMLSGRPVVATDVGAARELVGPTGLLVPAEDPKALAAACSALLWDQERRSRLGNAGRLRAQELYAVEPAAAAFRDLYLELASRLPNAETPFGVPAARRPFGRTAEVRVASESPAAAAALAPHVVAEAAGTRPRRAGAMLAELRRRAARPAAEGEVTAEAQRRTPEPVPVGAGAGLVGALSGAEEAGAG; translated from the coding sequence ATGCGCATCGCCCTGCTCACCGAGAGTGCGTCCGTCGGCACCGAGAGTGCCGAGGGCGGCTGGTGCGACCGGCTGACCCGGGAGCTCGCCGAGCACGAGTTCGAGCTGTACGCCCTGGGCACGGCGCGCGTTGAAGCCGGGGCCGATCCGCTGCCGGGCGGGCTGTCCGGGCTGTGCCGCGCGGATCCGCGCCCCGCCGTGCTGCACGGCCGGGCCACGCGGCGGGCGCTGGCCGCCTACCGTGAGCTGCTCCGCTCGCTGGTCGAGCCCGCGGCGGCGGAGACCTTCGGCCCCGCGCTGTACGCGCTGGCCGAGGCCGGGCGGGGCGGCGGCCTGGCGGCGTTACTCCGGTCCGGGGCGGCGCTGCGGATCATCGAGGCGGCCTGGAAGGCCCCCGGCGCGGTCGCCGTCAGCGGCTCCGGAACGGCGGGCGAGCCCCTGGTGCGGGACGCGCTGGTCGCGGCCGACCTGCTGGCGCACTGTCTCCGGGCGCTCTCGGCGCCCTGGTACGACGAGCGGCGTTCCGGGGGGCCGGTGGTGGCCGGGGGGCTGGGCGGTGCGGACCTCTGCCACGCCCTCGGCGGCGGCCTGGCGGTGCTGCCCGGGCTGCTGGCCAAGCACTTCTACGGAATACCCCTGATCATCACCGAGCACAGCCTCCACCTGCGCGAACGCGCCCGGGGCTACCGTGACGCGCCGTACCGGCGGCCGGTCAGGGCGCTGATGCTGACCTTCTTCCGTCTGCTGGCCCGCGAGGCCTACCGGCAGGCCGGGCTGATCACGCCCGGGAGCAGCTTCGACCAGCGCTGGCAGATCCACTGCGGCGCCGATCCGGCGTCGGTGCGGGTGGTCTACGAGGGCACTCCCAGCGCGGACCTGCCCGCGGCCGGCGCCGAGCCGGCCACCCCCACCCTGGTCTGGTGCGGCCCGGCCGAGCCCTGCGGAGGTCTGGAGACCATGCTGCGGGCCTTCGCCCGGCTGAGATCGGAGCACGAGGGGGTGAGGCTGCTGGTGCACAGCGGATCCGCGACCGCGTCACGGGCGGCCGAAGCGGGTGCCCGGCAGTGCCGCGAGCTGGCCGCGCAGCTGTTCCCCGGGGAACCGGAGGCCGTCAGCTTCCGGGGCGGCGTCTTGGGGGGCGGTGCCCGGCGGCTTCGTGATGCTCATGAGGGCGGCACGGTGATCGTCTTCTCCGGTACCGAGGGCCCACGTCCGATGCTGGTCGCCGAGGCCATGCTCAGCGGGCGGCCGGTGGTCGCCACGGATGTCGGCGCGGCCAGGGAGCTGGTCGGGCCCACCGGGCTGCTGGTCCCCGCTGAGGATCCGAAGGCGCTGGCCGCGGCCTGCTCGGCGCTGCTGTGGGACCAGGAACGCCGCTCCCGGCTCGGCAACGCCGGGCGGCTGCGGGCCCAGGAGCTCTACGCGGTGGAGCCGGCGGCCGCGGCTTTCCGCGACCTGTACCTGGAGCTCGCCTCCCGGCTGCCGAACGCGGAGACGCCCTTCGGCGTGCCCGCGGCGCGTCGGCCCTTCGGCCGCACCGCGGAGGTCCGGGTCGCCTCCGAGAGTCCGGCGGCGGCTGCGGCGCTGGCACCGCATGTGGTCGCGGAGGCTGCCGGGACGCGGCCGCGGCGGGCCGGGGCGATGCTCGCCGAGCTGCGGCGCAGGGCGGCGCGGCCGGCGGCCGAGGGCGAGGTTACGGCCGAGGCGCAGCGGCGGACGCCCGAGCCGGTTCCGGTCGGTGCCGGTGCGGGCCTGGTCGGAGCGCTGTCCGGCGCCGAGGAGGCGGGAGCCGGATGA
- a CDS encoding MGMT family protein, which produces MSGNHEPDVEPAELPPFAERVLELTERIPAGRVLTYGDVAEYLEEGGPRQVGRVMALYGAAVPWWRVVRADGALLPGHELRALEQYRAEGTPLRSVRGRGPARGSAAAEDLPRVDLARARWDGR; this is translated from the coding sequence GTGAGTGGGAACCATGAGCCGGATGTGGAGCCGGCCGAGCTGCCGCCCTTCGCCGAGCGGGTGCTGGAGCTGACCGAGCGCATCCCCGCCGGGCGGGTGCTGACCTACGGTGACGTCGCCGAGTACCTGGAAGAAGGAGGCCCGCGCCAGGTCGGGCGGGTGATGGCGCTCTACGGAGCCGCCGTGCCCTGGTGGCGGGTGGTGCGGGCGGACGGCGCGCTGCTGCCCGGGCACGAGCTGCGGGCGCTGGAGCAGTACCGGGCCGAGGGCACCCCGTTGCGCAGTGTGCGCGGACGCGGCCCGGCGCGGGGCTCCGCGGCGGCCGAGGACCTGCCCAGGGTGGACCTCGCCCGGGCCCGGTGGGACGGGCGGTAG
- a CDS encoding lysylphosphatidylglycerol synthase transmembrane domain-containing protein: MTGSSASADQAADASGTMPDDASDPPPPTDPGPEPDPTATDKTPVVDLVKIPGLQHRSTLPAETRASSHVAVDEPLLAARVHRPSDLIRFLLGILGVAAVLVLASIATSTTTGLQSDISAGVTKVPSFLTTITGVISTAAVLIVPLAFAVERLIKRDGLRVADGVLAAVLAHGISLAVDLWVVKAAPESITAALTQQIPNTTTLTDPVHGYLTPVIAYMTAVGMASRPRWRVALWGVVLLDGLSELISGHTTPLSIAVTILLGLTVAYGTLYAVGTPNVRPTGETLLVGLRRVGFAPLSAHRSSDGPEGTRRYLVIQDQALPLDVHVIDREQQASGFFYRLWRRLQLRTVTVRSSPQSLRQALEQEALIAYAANAAGAHSPKLIATSELGPDAVILVYERVEGRSLDLADDDELTDEVLADAWTSVKALHDRRIAHRRLTSESLLVTHPSATAPNSGICLINLAGGDIASGDLTLRMDLAQLLTTLALRVGPERAVASANKVLGSSRTASAMPLLQPVGLHRSTRMALKHHNSEHKAAVAAARAEQMKAGVKVEDALTDNPDPQDFLSQIREQILEVAPQAPVEPARLQRLKPRTLITLVAGAFAAYLLLGQLAAANPTSAFSHAKWAWALAALAASALSYVGAAMSLAGFVPEQLPFWRTLWAQVAGSFVKLVAPAAVGGVALNTRFLQRAGVRSGQAVASVGASQLVGLGMHILLLLGFGFVAGTGSGKGSDIPSSRTVIAGLLVAAVLVLVGAAVPPVRRWTLTRLRTLFIGVIPRMLDLLRSPTKIATGFGGIIMVSLAFVACLDTSIRAFGQSLPFATIAVVYLAGNAAGSAVPTPGGIGAIETLLIGGLTGAGLPLTVATPAVLLFRLLTFWLPVLPGWIAFSYLQRKEAL; this comes from the coding sequence ATGACCGGATCGAGCGCGAGCGCCGACCAGGCAGCGGACGCCTCCGGCACCATGCCCGACGACGCCTCCGATCCGCCCCCGCCGACCGATCCGGGGCCCGAACCCGACCCGACGGCCACCGACAAGACCCCTGTCGTGGACCTGGTCAAGATCCCCGGGCTGCAGCACCGCTCGACGCTGCCGGCCGAGACCCGCGCCAGTTCGCACGTCGCGGTGGACGAACCGCTGCTGGCCGCCCGGGTGCACCGCCCGTCCGACCTGATCCGCTTCCTGCTGGGCATCCTCGGCGTCGCCGCCGTCCTGGTGCTGGCCAGCATCGCCACCTCGACCACCACCGGGCTGCAGAGCGACATCTCGGCGGGGGTCACCAAGGTCCCCAGCTTCCTCACCACCATCACCGGGGTCATCTCCACCGCCGCGGTGCTGATCGTCCCGCTGGCCTTCGCGGTGGAGCGGCTGATCAAACGGGACGGCCTGCGGGTCGCCGACGGCGTCCTGGCGGCAGTGCTGGCGCACGGCATCTCGCTGGCCGTCGACCTGTGGGTGGTCAAGGCCGCGCCGGAGTCCATCACCGCGGCGCTGACCCAGCAGATCCCCAACACCACCACGCTGACCGACCCGGTGCACGGCTACCTCACCCCCGTCATCGCCTATATGACGGCCGTGGGCATGGCCAGCCGACCGCGCTGGCGGGTCGCGCTGTGGGGCGTGGTCCTGCTGGACGGGCTCTCCGAGCTGATCAGCGGACACACCACCCCGCTGTCCATTGCAGTAACCATCCTGCTGGGCCTGACCGTGGCCTACGGCACCCTCTACGCCGTCGGCACCCCGAACGTCCGCCCCACCGGCGAAACCCTGCTCGTGGGGCTGCGCAGGGTCGGCTTCGCCCCGCTCAGCGCCCACCGCTCCTCCGACGGCCCCGAGGGCACCCGCCGCTACCTGGTGATCCAGGACCAGGCGCTGCCGCTGGACGTCCATGTGATCGACCGTGAGCAGCAGGCCTCCGGCTTCTTCTACCGGCTCTGGCGGCGGCTGCAGCTGCGCACCGTCACCGTCCGCTCCAGCCCCCAGTCGCTGCGCCAGGCCCTGGAGCAGGAGGCGCTGATCGCCTACGCCGCCAACGCGGCCGGGGCGCACTCGCCCAAGCTGATCGCCACCTCCGAGCTCGGCCCGGACGCGGTGATCCTGGTCTACGAGCGGGTCGAGGGCCGCTCGCTGGACCTCGCGGACGACGACGAGCTCACCGACGAGGTCCTCGCCGACGCCTGGACCTCGGTCAAGGCCCTGCACGACCGCCGGATCGCGCACCGCCGGCTGACCAGTGAGTCGCTGCTGGTCACGCATCCGTCAGCGACCGCCCCGAACAGCGGGATCTGCCTGATCAACCTGGCCGGCGGCGACATCGCCTCCGGCGACCTGACGCTGCGGATGGACCTGGCCCAGCTGCTCACCACGCTGGCCCTGCGGGTCGGTCCGGAACGCGCGGTGGCCTCCGCCAACAAGGTGCTCGGCTCGAGCCGGACCGCGAGCGCCATGCCGCTGCTGCAGCCGGTCGGGCTGCACCGCTCCACCCGGATGGCGCTCAAGCACCACAACAGCGAGCACAAGGCCGCGGTGGCCGCGGCCCGCGCCGAGCAGATGAAGGCCGGGGTCAAGGTCGAGGACGCGCTCACCGACAACCCCGATCCGCAGGACTTCCTGTCGCAGATCCGCGAGCAGATCCTGGAGGTCGCGCCGCAGGCCCCGGTGGAGCCGGCCAGGCTGCAGCGGCTCAAGCCGAGGACCCTGATCACCCTGGTCGCCGGGGCGTTCGCGGCCTACCTGCTGCTGGGCCAGCTCGCGGCCGCCAACCCGACCAGCGCGTTCAGCCACGCCAAATGGGCCTGGGCGCTGGCCGCGCTGGCGGCCTCCGCGCTCAGCTACGTCGGCGCGGCGATGAGCCTGGCCGGCTTCGTGCCCGAGCAGCTGCCGTTCTGGCGGACCCTGTGGGCCCAGGTCGCGGGCAGCTTCGTGAAGCTGGTGGCCCCGGCCGCGGTCGGCGGGGTGGCCCTGAACACCCGCTTCCTGCAGCGGGCCGGGGTGCGCTCGGGACAGGCCGTGGCCAGCGTCGGTGCCTCCCAGCTGGTCGGCCTGGGGATGCACATCCTGCTGCTGCTGGGCTTCGGCTTCGTCGCCGGGACCGGCAGCGGCAAGGGCTCGGACATCCCCTCCTCGCGCACCGTGATCGCCGGGCTGCTGGTGGCGGCGGTGCTGGTACTGGTGGGCGCGGCCGTCCCGCCGGTCCGGCGCTGGACGCTGACCCGGCTGCGCACCCTGTTCATCGGCGTGATCCCGCGAATGCTGGACCTGCTGCGCTCCCCCACCAAGATCGCCACCGGCTTCGGCGGCATCATCATGGTCTCGCTGGCGTTCGTGGCCTGCCTGGACACCAGCATCCGCGCCTTCGGCCAGTCACTGCCGTTCGCCACCATCGCCGTCGTCTACCTGGCCGGCAACGCGGCCGGATCAGCCGTCCCCACCCCCGGCGGGATCGGCGCGATCGAGACCCTGCTCATCGGTGGGCTCACCGGCGCAGGGCTGCCGCTGACGGTGGCGACGCCGGCCGTGCTGCTGTTCCGGCTGCTGACCTTCTGGCTGCCGGTGCTGCCCGGCTGGATCGCCTTCAGCTATCTGCAACGCAAGGAAGCCCTGTGA
- a CDS encoding ATP-dependent DNA helicase, with protein MTSLPDPPVRGGAYRLVRDPLVTPAPPVLDAYQQAVVDHRGGPLLVLAGPGTGKTTTLVEAVTRRVAEGVPAEQILVLTFSRKAAVELRDRMTARAGAAGAGGVPQATTFHSFCYALVRAHQDADLFADPIRLLSGPEQDVMVRDLLAGGAEDAREGLGIRWPDELRACLTTRGFADEVRAVLARARELGLGEDALRRFAAEVGRPDWHAAADFLAQYLDVLDSYGVLDYAELVHRAVLLAERPEVREQLRRQYRVVYVDEYQDTDPAQVRLLHALAGDGRELVAVGDPDQSIYAFRGADINGILDFPKDFPQADGSPAAIRVLRVSRRSGEVLLAASRTLTERMPMGRLPAQALEQHRRLIPNRPGGQVEVYTYPTPGSEIDNIADLLRRAHLEQGVPWSDMAVLVRAGGRSIPGFRRALSSAGVPLEIDGDDLPLHLEPAVAPLLTALRVCAVGAVRDRRRTGAADQDGRGGQDDRADPEGPYAADPLTTEIAHTLLTGPMGGLDGSDLRRLGRALREEERAALRREAAAVAATEADQPRAVRPAEVLVREALAEPERLVTHDRSFAGRALHLGQLLRKVREMISGGASAEEALWALWDGSERWRRRLETAALRPGTAGRNADRDLDALCALFETAARAEERVKGPRGALNFLAELEQQDIAADTLSGRTVRPDAVRLLTAHRSKGLEWGLVVVAGVQEGLWPDLRRRGSLLEADRIGRSGIAEPLTPGALLAEERRLFYVAATRARERLVVTAVKAPAEDGDEPSRFLRELYRERPDGSRVPEVRVEDVTHRPRRPLAVAALVAELRATTVDPARDPALREAAAQRLVKLAALTDEDGYPLVPSAHPQRWWGMADPTVNTVPVRDPAQPLRLSGSALDQVNSCGLQWFLGREVHAEQASSGAQGFGNVVHVLAEEVGSGRTPADLGVLMERLDTVWDALAFDAPWKSEQEKGEARAALERFLTWHAGERGRVPVATEHPFEVELKVGDHLIRIRGSMDRVERDTETGAAFVVDFKTGKHVVSGPELLTHPQLGVYQLAVAEGAVDDVEAFEGERPEPGGAELVQLRQPAGKGKEDRPKVQAQPSLAGDPGWVEDLLAEAADRIVNERFTPTVGPGCAGCSFRRSCTGHPEGRQVVE; from the coding sequence ATGACCTCCCTGCCCGACCCTCCGGTGCGCGGGGGCGCGTACCGCCTGGTGCGCGACCCGCTCGTGACGCCAGCACCCCCCGTCCTCGACGCCTACCAGCAGGCCGTCGTGGACCACCGGGGCGGGCCGCTGCTGGTCCTGGCCGGACCGGGCACCGGCAAGACCACCACCCTGGTGGAGGCGGTGACCCGGCGGGTCGCCGAGGGCGTTCCGGCGGAGCAGATCCTGGTGCTCACCTTCAGCCGCAAGGCCGCCGTCGAGCTGCGCGACCGGATGACCGCGCGGGCCGGTGCAGCGGGCGCCGGCGGAGTCCCGCAGGCCACCACCTTCCACTCGTTCTGCTACGCCCTGGTCCGGGCCCACCAGGACGCCGACCTCTTCGCCGACCCGATCCGACTCCTCTCCGGACCCGAGCAGGACGTCATGGTGCGCGACCTGCTGGCCGGCGGCGCCGAGGACGCCCGCGAGGGCCTCGGCATCCGCTGGCCGGACGAGCTGCGCGCCTGCCTGACCACCCGCGGCTTCGCCGACGAGGTCCGCGCGGTGCTGGCCCGCGCCCGTGAGCTGGGCCTGGGCGAGGACGCGCTGCGGCGCTTCGCCGCCGAGGTGGGCCGCCCCGACTGGCATGCCGCCGCCGACTTCCTGGCCCAGTACCTGGACGTCCTCGACAGCTACGGCGTCCTGGACTACGCCGAGCTGGTGCACCGCGCGGTGCTGCTGGCCGAGCGCCCCGAGGTCCGCGAGCAGCTGCGCCGCCAGTACCGGGTGGTCTATGTGGACGAGTACCAGGACACCGACCCGGCCCAGGTCAGGCTGTTGCACGCGCTGGCGGGCGACGGCCGGGAGCTGGTCGCCGTCGGCGATCCGGACCAGTCGATCTACGCCTTCCGGGGCGCCGACATCAACGGCATCCTCGACTTCCCGAAGGACTTCCCGCAGGCGGACGGCAGCCCCGCGGCGATCCGGGTGCTCCGGGTCTCCCGCCGCTCCGGCGAGGTGCTGCTGGCGGCCAGCCGCACCCTCACCGAGCGGATGCCGATGGGCCGGCTCCCGGCGCAGGCGCTGGAGCAGCACCGCAGGCTGATCCCCAACCGGCCGGGCGGGCAGGTCGAGGTCTACACGTACCCGACCCCGGGCTCCGAGATCGACAACATCGCCGACCTGCTCCGCCGCGCCCATCTGGAACAGGGCGTGCCGTGGAGCGACATGGCCGTGCTGGTCCGGGCCGGCGGCCGCTCCATCCCCGGCTTCCGACGGGCGCTGAGCTCCGCCGGGGTGCCGCTGGAGATCGATGGGGACGATCTTCCGTTGCACCTGGAGCCGGCGGTGGCCCCGCTGCTCACCGCGCTGCGGGTGTGCGCGGTCGGCGCGGTCCGGGACCGGCGCCGCACCGGCGCGGCGGACCAGGACGGTCGGGGCGGCCAGGACGACCGGGCGGACCCCGAGGGCCCCTATGCGGCCGACCCGCTCACCACCGAGATCGCGCACACCCTGCTCACCGGCCCGATGGGCGGCCTCGACGGCTCCGACCTGCGCCGTCTCGGCCGGGCCCTGCGCGAGGAGGAGCGCGCCGCGCTCCGCCGGGAGGCCGCCGCAGTGGCTGCCACAGAGGCGGACCAGCCGAGGGCCGTCCGCCCCGCCGAGGTGCTGGTCCGGGAAGCACTGGCCGAACCCGAACGGCTGGTCACCCATGACCGCTCCTTCGCCGGCCGTGCGCTGCACCTGGGCCAGCTGCTGCGCAAGGTACGGGAGATGATCTCCGGCGGTGCCTCCGCCGAGGAGGCCCTGTGGGCGCTCTGGGACGGCTCCGAGCGCTGGCGTCGGCGGCTGGAGACGGCCGCGCTGCGCCCCGGAACGGCCGGCCGCAACGCCGACCGCGACCTGGACGCGCTCTGCGCGCTGTTCGAGACCGCCGCCCGGGCCGAGGAGCGGGTGAAGGGTCCGCGCGGCGCGCTCAACTTCCTGGCCGAGCTGGAGCAGCAGGACATCGCCGCCGACACCCTCTCCGGGCGTACGGTGCGGCCGGACGCGGTGCGGCTGCTCACGGCGCACCGGTCCAAGGGGCTGGAGTGGGGCCTGGTCGTGGTCGCCGGGGTGCAGGAGGGACTCTGGCCCGACCTGCGGCGCCGCGGTTCGCTGCTGGAGGCTGACCGGATCGGTCGCAGTGGCATCGCCGAACCGCTGACCCCGGGCGCGCTGCTGGCCGAGGAGCGGCGGCTGTTCTACGTCGCGGCGACCCGTGCCAGGGAGCGGCTGGTGGTCACCGCGGTGAAGGCCCCGGCCGAGGACGGTGACGAACCGTCACGCTTCCTGCGCGAGCTCTACCGCGAGCGCCCGGACGGCAGCCGCGTCCCGGAGGTGCGGGTCGAGGACGTCACCCACCGTCCGCGCCGCCCGCTGGCGGTCGCGGCGCTGGTCGCCGAACTTCGGGCGACCACCGTCGACCCCGCCAGGGATCCGGCGCTGCGCGAGGCGGCGGCGCAGCGGCTGGTGAAGCTGGCCGCGCTCACCGACGAGGACGGCTATCCGCTGGTCCCCTCGGCGCATCCGCAGCGCTGGTGGGGGATGGCCGATCCGACCGTGAACACCGTCCCGGTCCGTGATCCGGCGCAGCCACTGCGGCTGTCGGGCAGCGCGCTCGACCAGGTGAACTCCTGCGGGCTGCAGTGGTTCCTCGGCCGCGAGGTCCATGCCGAGCAGGCGTCCAGCGGGGCGCAGGGCTTCGGCAATGTGGTGCACGTGCTGGCCGAGGAGGTCGGCTCCGGGCGCACCCCGGCCGATCTGGGCGTGCTGATGGAGCGTCTGGACACGGTCTGGGACGCGCTGGCCTTTGACGCGCCGTGGAAGTCGGAGCAGGAGAAGGGCGAGGCCCGGGCGGCTCTGGAGCGCTTCCTGACCTGGCACGCCGGTGAGCGCGGACGCGTCCCGGTGGCCACCGAGCACCCTTTCGAGGTGGAGCTGAAGGTCGGCGACCATCTGATCCGGATCCGCGGCAGCATGGACCGGGTCGAACGGGACACCGAGACCGGCGCGGCCTTCGTCGTCGACTTCAAGACCGGCAAGCACGTGGTGAGCGGACCCGAACTGCTGACCCACCCGCAGCTGGGGGTGTACCAGCTGGCCGTCGCCGAGGGCGCGGTGGACGACGTAGAGGCGTTCGAGGGCGAACGCCCGGAGCCGGGCGGCGCCGAGCTGGTGCAGCTGCGCCAGCCAGCCGGCAAGGGCAAGGAGGACCGGCCCAAGGTCCAGGCCCAGCCGTCGCTGGCCGGCGATCCCGGCTGGGTCGAGGACCTGCTCGCCGAGGCCGCCGACCGGATCGTCAACGAGCGCTTCACCCCGACGGTCGGCCCCGGCTGTGCCGGCTGCTCGTTCCGCCGCAGCTGCACCGGGCACCCGGAGGGTCGGCAGGTGGTCGAGTGA